AACAGTTCTGCGCTTTCTATGTATCCCGAAGTCATTGAAATGTCAAAATAAATATCTTTTCCCGCGAGTTTCTCATAGACTTCCTTCCAGCTCCGCCAGCCGCCCGTGTGCGCGGCGACCATTTTGAGTTCCCGGAATTTTTCCCGGACACTGAGGATGCGCCCCACATCCGCCCTGTCATCGTCGGGAAAAGCTATGTCTTTGCCGGAGTGGAATATCACTATCAAACCCGAAGAACTTATGGCTTCGTATAACGGGAACATTTTTTCATCATCGGCTTCAAAGTCCTGATACATCGGATGGAGCTTTATCCCCTTGAGCCCTTCGCCTTTTATTCTCGCTATGATGTCTTCATAATCGCTGTTTGACGGATGTATGCTCGCGAAGGGTATTATCCTGTCACTTTTTATTTTGAGGCACCAGTCTATGATATTGCGCGTCTGAGACGGCTTTGTCGCTATATTCAGCACCACGGATATATCTATCCCCGCCGCGTCCATGGATCTCATCAGCCCCGAAAGAGTGCCGTCGCTGAAAGACGGGATTTTCCCGTCTTGAGAGAGAGCCTTTACGGCGTCACAGGCGATATTATCGGGAAAAGCGTGAGTGTGAAAATCAATCCTCATGCGGGCTGCTATTTTTCTCTATCCTGTTGAGCATAAGGGCGCCGGCAATGCCAAGCATGAAGAACAGCGCCGGATAGACGGCCTCTTTTGCCGAGGACGGGAGCGTGTTCTTCGCGGCGGCGATGCTCGTTTTGACTTTGCCCGGCTCCTCAAAAGAGTAATCCTTGAACGGCCACAGAACCGTCAGCGA
This is a stretch of genomic DNA from Candidatus Omnitrophota bacterium. It encodes these proteins:
- a CDS encoding amidohydrolase family protein, giving the protein MRIDFHTHAFPDNIACDAVKALSQDGKIPSFSDGTLSGLMRSMDAAGIDISVVLNIATKPSQTRNIIDWCLKIKSDRIIPFASIHPSNSDYEDIIARIKGEGLKGIKLHPMYQDFEADDEKMFPLYEAISSSGLIVIFHSGKDIAFPDDDRADVGRILSVREKFRELKMVAAHTGGWRSWKEVYEKLAGKDIYFDISMTSGYIESAELFHDIIRKHSPDRLLFGTDSPWADQKKEAAWVDSLDMDREAKDKIKFKNALELLS